The following coding sequences lie in one Microbacterium sp. XT11 genomic window:
- a CDS encoding ABC transporter substrate-binding protein — protein MSQRTWKKGLAATVAGALSVGVLAGCSSDAGGGEGGEVTINVALAANPQMKTAESLIADFEEKNPGITVKFTTLPENDLRPAVTKDVATNAGQFDVAMIGSYEVPIWADRGWIVPLDEYASEDEAWNQGDLLQPIVDIVSKDDVLYAAPFYGSSSFLFYRKDLAEKAGVTFGENPTWEEVQAAAAAMEDEAAGISGICLRGLPGWGQNLASLTTVINTFGGRWFDEDWQPQLTSPETTEAVQFYVDTLREYGQPDAAKDGWEGCLQQFSQGKTAIWYDDTVFAGSAIDQAVDEVKPNIAFAMAPTGPAAVPSGWLWSWGLGITKSSKNKDAAWKFISWVTSEDYIALAGEEAGWDSIPPGSRASTYEIPEYLEAASSYADLTMKSIEAADPKNPTVDPVPYTGVQYVQIPEFVEIGDFVSQQVAGAISGSQTVEEALDKSQEFALKAVKDAGYLK, from the coding sequence GTGTCGCAACGAACGTGGAAGAAGGGGCTCGCGGCGACGGTCGCCGGAGCGCTCAGTGTGGGAGTCCTCGCCGGTTGCTCGTCGGATGCCGGCGGCGGTGAGGGCGGAGAGGTGACGATCAACGTCGCGCTCGCGGCCAACCCGCAGATGAAGACCGCAGAGTCGCTCATCGCCGACTTCGAGGAGAAGAACCCCGGGATCACGGTGAAGTTCACCACCCTCCCCGAGAACGACCTGCGCCCGGCGGTGACCAAGGACGTCGCGACCAACGCGGGGCAGTTCGACGTCGCCATGATCGGGAGCTACGAGGTGCCGATCTGGGCGGATCGCGGATGGATCGTGCCGCTCGACGAGTACGCCTCGGAGGACGAGGCGTGGAACCAGGGTGACCTCCTGCAGCCGATCGTCGACATCGTCTCGAAAGACGACGTGCTGTACGCCGCGCCGTTCTACGGGTCGTCGTCGTTCCTCTTCTATCGCAAGGACCTGGCCGAGAAGGCCGGCGTCACGTTCGGCGAGAACCCGACGTGGGAGGAGGTGCAGGCCGCCGCGGCCGCCATGGAGGACGAGGCCGCAGGCATCTCGGGCATCTGCCTTCGCGGGCTCCCCGGCTGGGGCCAGAACCTCGCATCGCTGACAACCGTGATCAACACCTTCGGCGGTCGCTGGTTCGACGAGGACTGGCAGCCGCAGCTCACCTCTCCCGAGACGACCGAGGCGGTGCAGTTCTACGTCGACACGCTGCGCGAGTACGGCCAGCCCGACGCCGCGAAGGACGGCTGGGAAGGTTGCCTGCAGCAGTTCAGCCAGGGCAAGACGGCCATCTGGTACGACGACACGGTCTTCGCGGGTTCCGCCATCGACCAGGCGGTCGACGAGGTCAAGCCGAACATCGCGTTCGCGATGGCGCCGACAGGGCCCGCAGCGGTGCCCTCGGGGTGGCTGTGGTCGTGGGGTCTCGGCATCACGAAGAGCAGCAAGAACAAGGACGCAGCGTGGAAGTTCATCTCCTGGGTCACCAGCGAGGATTACATCGCGCTCGCCGGTGAGGAGGCGGGCTGGGACTCGATCCCGCCGGGCTCACGCGCATCGACATATGAGATCCCCGAGTACCTCGAGGCGGCGAGCAGCTATGCCGATCTCACGATGAAGTCGATCGAGGCGGCCGACCCCAAGAACCCGACCGTCGATCCCGTGCCCTACACGGGCGTGCAGTACGTGCAGATCCCGGAGTTCGTCGAGATCGGGGACTTCGTCTCGCAACAGGTCGCCGGGGCGATCAGCGGATCGCAGACCGTCGAGGAGGCGCTCGACAAGAGCCAGGAGTTCGCTCTCAAGGCCGTGAAGGACGCCGGCTACCTCAAGTGA
- a CDS encoding arsenate reductase ArsC yields the protein MTSSTSPTASVLFVCVHNAGRSQMAAGFLRDIAGDRVEVRSAGSMPADRINPVAVEAMREVGIDITAESPKVLTSDAVQASDVVITMGCGDACPFFPGTRYEDWVLDDPAGQGIEAVRAIRDEIRVKVTALVAELSA from the coding sequence ATGACCTCCTCGACGAGCCCGACGGCATCGGTCCTGTTCGTGTGCGTGCACAACGCGGGGCGCTCGCAGATGGCGGCGGGCTTCCTGCGAGACATCGCGGGCGACCGCGTCGAGGTGCGATCGGCCGGGTCGATGCCCGCCGACCGCATCAATCCGGTGGCGGTCGAGGCGATGCGCGAGGTGGGGATCGACATCACGGCGGAGTCGCCCAAGGTGCTGACATCGGATGCCGTGCAGGCGTCCGACGTCGTGATCACGATGGGCTGCGGCGACGCGTGCCCGTTCTTCCCCGGCACACGCTACGAGGACTGGGTGCTCGACGACCCGGCCGGCCAGGGTATCGAGGCCGTGCGGGCGATCCGAGACGAGATCAGGGTGAAGGTCACGGCGCTCGTGGCCGAGCTGAGCGCCTGA
- a CDS encoding carbohydrate ABC transporter permease, with the protein MMTTSTLDTRAVVTRPTAAPATRRTRGRGLRVLWGTLGWAGSLTLFFPVAYMVLKSLQTEKVAASATPQFLFEPTLEHYAAAFDQGIWPYAINSFLVTAVSTLLVIALALPAAWALSVRAIANPQDSLFFFISTKMMPIAAGIIPVYIVATNLGWLNTVHVLVIMHLGMNLPLGIWMLRSFMQEIPLEVIEAAQVDGAKTWRIGWSVVLPLMRPGIASTALLCAVFSWNEYFYAANLTSSTSTLPLYLQKFLSFGELYTAQVAAVATIVSIPVVIAGWFAQKSLVRGLLFGAVK; encoded by the coding sequence ATGATGACGACGAGCACTCTCGACACCCGTGCGGTGGTCACCCGCCCCACGGCCGCCCCGGCGACGCGGCGAACCAGAGGCCGCGGTCTCCGCGTGCTGTGGGGGACCCTGGGGTGGGCAGGCAGCCTCACGCTGTTCTTCCCCGTGGCCTACATGGTGCTCAAGAGCCTCCAGACCGAGAAGGTGGCCGCATCCGCCACCCCGCAGTTCCTCTTCGAGCCGACGCTCGAGCACTACGCGGCCGCGTTCGACCAGGGCATCTGGCCGTACGCGATCAACTCCTTCCTGGTCACGGCGGTGTCGACATTGCTCGTCATCGCGCTGGCCCTTCCGGCGGCCTGGGCTCTCTCGGTGCGAGCGATCGCGAACCCGCAGGACTCGCTGTTCTTCTTCATCTCCACCAAGATGATGCCGATCGCAGCAGGGATCATCCCCGTCTATATCGTCGCGACGAACCTCGGCTGGCTGAACACCGTGCACGTGCTGGTGATCATGCACCTCGGCATGAACCTGCCGCTCGGCATCTGGATGCTGCGTTCGTTCATGCAGGAGATCCCGCTCGAGGTCATCGAGGCGGCGCAGGTCGACGGAGCCAAGACATGGCGGATCGGCTGGTCGGTGGTGCTGCCGCTCATGCGCCCCGGCATCGCCTCGACGGCATTGCTGTGTGCCGTCTTCTCGTGGAACGAGTACTTCTATGCCGCCAACCTCACGAGCTCGACGAGCACGCTGCCGCTGTACCTGCAGAAGTTCCTGAGCTTCGGCGAGCTGTACACGGCGCAGGTGGCAGCCGTCGCGACGATCGTCAGCATCCCGGTCGTGATCGCGGGCTGGTTCGCTCAGAAGTCCCTGGTGCGCGGCCTGCTCTTCGGGGCGGTGAAGTGA
- a CDS encoding FGGY family carbohydrate kinase — protein MTDRLLVAGIDSSTQSCKVTVRDLSSGEQVREGKASHPAGTIVHPDRWWEALLTAVRRAGGLDDVLAVSVSGQQHTPIFLDATGGVVCESPLWNDTGSHAHMVDLNRELGAQEWIRRTGLPLTLSDTVTKLRWLRDTDPGSARRTAAVAVVHDWLTWRLRGFGEGSGAIDQLTTDRSEASGTAYWSPDTGEYCRDLVELALGKSVVLPRVLGPRERAGVTAAGIPGIPAGIPIGVGSGDNAAAALALDIVEGDAVMSLGTSGVVYLRSSRPVHDLAGYVCSYADATGAHLPLVATLNAARNLDAGAAALGCSHAELSELALTAEPGAGGLTLLPFFEGERTPDLPNARASLHGASLSNFTRENLARAVVEGTLVSQVAMLDALADCGLSVQRLLLIGGAALSPAVRTILAQMVDIPVVLPAFDEYVARGAAVQAACALTGEFPRWAVGAETLPLVPVDLRPAEQHAAAMTAMGFSAAR, from the coding sequence ATGACCGATCGGTTGCTCGTCGCGGGGATCGACTCCTCGACGCAGAGCTGCAAGGTGACAGTGCGGGATCTCTCCTCGGGAGAGCAGGTGCGCGAAGGCAAGGCGTCACACCCTGCGGGCACCATCGTGCACCCCGACCGCTGGTGGGAGGCGCTGCTCACGGCAGTCCGCCGGGCGGGCGGCCTCGACGACGTCCTCGCGGTCTCGGTGAGCGGGCAGCAGCACACCCCGATCTTCCTGGATGCGACGGGGGGAGTGGTCTGCGAGTCGCCCCTGTGGAACGACACGGGCTCGCACGCCCACATGGTCGACCTCAACCGCGAGCTCGGGGCGCAGGAGTGGATCCGGCGGACGGGGCTCCCCCTCACCCTGTCCGACACGGTCACCAAGCTGCGGTGGCTGCGTGACACCGATCCAGGGTCCGCCCGGCGAACGGCGGCGGTGGCTGTCGTGCACGATTGGCTGACATGGCGGCTGCGAGGGTTCGGCGAGGGGTCTGGCGCGATCGACCAGTTGACGACTGATCGCTCGGAGGCGAGCGGCACGGCATACTGGTCCCCCGACACGGGAGAGTACTGCCGGGACCTCGTGGAGCTCGCCCTCGGGAAGAGCGTGGTGCTTCCGCGCGTGCTCGGCCCGCGGGAGCGAGCGGGCGTCACCGCCGCGGGCATCCCCGGCATTCCCGCGGGTATTCCCATCGGCGTTGGCAGCGGTGACAACGCGGCGGCCGCCCTCGCCCTCGACATCGTCGAGGGCGACGCAGTCATGTCGCTGGGCACCTCGGGGGTCGTCTATCTGCGTTCGTCGCGCCCGGTTCACGATCTCGCAGGGTATGTGTGCAGTTATGCCGACGCGACCGGCGCTCACCTCCCGCTGGTGGCGACGCTCAACGCGGCCCGCAACCTCGACGCCGGTGCCGCCGCCCTCGGATGCTCGCACGCCGAGCTGTCGGAACTGGCTCTGACAGCGGAGCCGGGTGCGGGAGGGCTGACGCTGCTGCCGTTCTTCGAGGGCGAGCGCACGCCGGACCTGCCGAACGCGCGTGCCTCCCTGCATGGAGCCTCGCTCTCGAACTTCACGCGCGAGAACCTCGCCAGGGCGGTGGTCGAGGGAACCCTCGTGAGTCAGGTCGCCATGCTCGACGCGCTCGCCGACTGCGGTCTCTCGGTGCAGAGGCTGCTGCTCATCGGAGGGGCAGCGCTGAGCCCCGCCGTGCGCACGATCCTCGCTCAGATGGTCGACATACCCGTCGTGCTGCCGGCCTTCGACGAGTACGTCGCCCGTGGCGCCGCCGTCCAGGCGGCGTGCGCTCTGACCGGCGAGTTCCCGCGCTGGGCGGTCGGCGCCGAAACGCTGCCGCTCGTTCCCGTCGATCTGCGGCCGGCCGAGCAACATGCCGCGGCGATGACGGCCATGGGCTTCTCCGCAGCGCGCTGA
- a CDS encoding methylated-DNA--[protein]-cysteine S-methyltransferase: MPWFGTLETPVGVIGVVSDGSAITRVTWRSVPPADAVHGSDALLDEALAQLRSYFDGTRGGFDLPIGLGVQTEATRAVLTALHETVGAGETVTYGELAARSGTTIPARGIGAIMGANPVPLIVPCHRVVAGDGLGGYSGGIPGQGLQTKRWLLEHEGALPTALF, encoded by the coding sequence ATGCCGTGGTTCGGAACACTCGAGACGCCCGTCGGCGTGATCGGCGTGGTGAGCGACGGCAGCGCGATCACGCGGGTGACCTGGCGCTCCGTGCCGCCTGCGGATGCCGTGCACGGGTCCGACGCGCTGCTCGACGAGGCGCTGGCGCAGCTGCGCAGCTACTTCGACGGCACGCGCGGCGGCTTCGACCTTCCCATCGGCCTCGGCGTGCAGACCGAGGCGACACGGGCGGTGCTCACGGCGCTCCACGAGACGGTGGGCGCGGGCGAGACCGTCACCTACGGCGAGCTCGCCGCCCGCAGCGGCACCACGATTCCCGCGCGCGGCATCGGGGCGATCATGGGGGCCAACCCGGTGCCGCTCATCGTGCCCTGCCATCGCGTCGTCGCCGGAGACGGTCTCGGTGGCTACTCCGGGGGCATCCCCGGTCAGGGTCTGCAGACCAAGCGCTGGCTGCTCGAGCACGAAGGGGCGCTGCCGACGGCCCTCTTCTAG
- a CDS encoding GNAT family N-acetyltransferase, protein MAVQRVDWEHPDAVRLRAAQRAELDARYGSDDHEPGIAPSADDVPVFVIATDATGAAVACGGLRPLPEAVLGPDVAEIKRMYADPAARGSGVAVEVLRALEDEARGLGIRRLVLETGTAQPDAVRFYEREGYVSIPLYGHYVGSEVSLCFARDLDVGARE, encoded by the coding sequence ATGGCGGTACAGAGAGTGGACTGGGAGCATCCGGATGCCGTGCGCCTGCGCGCGGCGCAACGGGCAGAGCTCGACGCTCGCTACGGCAGTGACGATCACGAGCCCGGCATCGCGCCTTCCGCCGACGACGTGCCGGTCTTCGTGATCGCGACGGACGCCACGGGCGCCGCGGTCGCCTGTGGCGGGCTCCGCCCTCTCCCGGAGGCCGTGCTCGGCCCCGATGTCGCCGAGATCAAGCGCATGTACGCGGATCCCGCGGCGCGGGGGAGCGGGGTCGCGGTGGAGGTGCTGCGTGCTCTGGAGGACGAAGCGCGCGGCCTCGGCATCCGCCGTCTCGTGCTCGAGACGGGTACGGCGCAGCCCGATGCCGTGCGCTTCTACGAGCGTGAGGGATACGTGTCCATTCCGCTCTACGGGCACTATGTCGGCAGCGAGGTGTCGCTGTGCTTCGCGCGTGACCTCGATGTCGGCGCCCGGGAGTAG
- a CDS encoding GntR family transcriptional regulator produces MTQTIERTSPVPYYEQLFDILKARIMGGEFPIDERLPSELELCREFGLARATVRQTLSKLESEGYARRIARRGVFASMPEPASGWIVQDTEGFLESQIRHGRTGIETTVIAAGLQPAPAHVSEALRLPADEPVFAIERVRRLDGDIAMFSTNWFPQDAGAAIASAADVLDGTGSVNGTLRQAGFVTEAARRVIHALGAPEEIAARLEVPSGHPVLRIRSLSWDHDDRRFDYYETWVLTDTVPLEVNVTAA; encoded by the coding sequence GTGACGCAGACCATCGAACGGACCTCTCCCGTTCCGTATTACGAGCAGCTGTTCGACATCCTCAAGGCCCGGATCATGGGTGGCGAGTTCCCCATCGACGAGCGGCTGCCGAGCGAGCTGGAGCTCTGCCGGGAATTCGGTCTCGCCCGCGCCACGGTGCGCCAGACGCTGTCGAAGCTCGAGTCGGAGGGCTACGCACGGCGCATCGCGCGCCGCGGCGTCTTCGCGTCGATGCCGGAGCCCGCGTCGGGCTGGATCGTGCAGGACACCGAGGGATTCCTCGAATCGCAGATCCGTCACGGTCGCACCGGCATCGAGACCACCGTGATCGCAGCCGGGTTGCAGCCCGCACCCGCGCACGTCTCGGAGGCCCTCCGTCTGCCCGCGGACGAGCCGGTGTTCGCCATCGAGCGCGTGCGCCGTCTCGACGGAGACATCGCGATGTTCAGCACCAACTGGTTCCCCCAGGACGCCGGAGCCGCCATCGCCTCGGCCGCCGACGTGCTCGACGGCACCGGCTCCGTCAACGGCACGCTGCGCCAGGCGGGTTTCGTCACCGAAGCGGCTCGACGTGTGATCCATGCGCTGGGCGCCCCCGAAGAGATCGCCGCGCGCCTGGAGGTTCCCTCCGGGCATCCGGTGCTGCGCATCCGCTCGCTCTCGTGGGACCACGACGACCGCCGATTCGACTACTACGAGACCTGGGTGCTCACCGACACGGTGCCGCTCGAGGTGAACGTCACCGCGGCCTGA
- a CDS encoding carbohydrate ABC transporter permease: protein MTTTAVTAARPPMSRQEKWARRGPLLPALVFTLVLTQIPFAVTLFLSVQRWLLLDGSAPGFAGLQNYLGVIQDEVFWKSTGNTVVMTGGTTIACIVLGLVLAFLLNQQFPGRGIARTLAITPFFVMPVAVTLFWKSAMFDPSFGLLGFLSRSLGLPGVNWLSEHPMAALVMLLTWRFVPFAMLILLAGLQSAPQDQLEAAQMDGAGPLRRFVNVTLPHLRPFIELAALLLAMNLIQTFGEIAMLTAGGPAYGTTNITFYIYLKAFNAFDFGMASALGVVALILTIALILPMLRLLSGIFKTEGR from the coding sequence ATGACAACCACCGCTGTCACAGCGGCGCGACCACCGATGTCCCGGCAGGAGAAGTGGGCGAGGCGCGGGCCGCTGCTGCCGGCCCTCGTGTTCACCCTCGTGCTCACGCAGATCCCGTTCGCGGTGACCCTGTTCCTCAGCGTGCAGCGATGGCTGCTGCTCGACGGCTCGGCACCCGGCTTCGCGGGGCTCCAGAACTACCTCGGCGTCATTCAAGACGAGGTGTTCTGGAAGTCGACGGGGAACACGGTGGTCATGACCGGCGGCACGACGATCGCCTGCATCGTGCTCGGTCTCGTCCTCGCCTTCCTTCTGAACCAGCAGTTCCCGGGGCGTGGCATCGCTCGGACCCTCGCGATCACGCCCTTCTTCGTGATGCCGGTCGCGGTCACGCTCTTCTGGAAGTCGGCGATGTTCGACCCGAGCTTCGGGCTGCTCGGCTTCCTCTCGCGATCGCTCGGCCTTCCCGGTGTCAACTGGCTCTCCGAGCACCCCATGGCCGCACTGGTGATGTTGCTCACCTGGCGCTTCGTGCCCTTCGCGATGCTGATCCTGCTCGCGGGTCTCCAATCGGCCCCGCAGGACCAGCTCGAGGCGGCGCAGATGGACGGGGCGGGACCCCTCCGGCGCTTCGTCAACGTCACACTCCCACACCTGCGGCCGTTCATCGAGCTCGCGGCGCTGCTGCTCGCCATGAACCTCATCCAGACGTTCGGCGAGATCGCCATGCTCACCGCGGGAGGCCCGGCCTATGGCACCACGAACATCACCTTCTACATCTATCTGAAGGCCTTCAACGCCTTCGACTTCGGGATGGCGTCCGCGCTCGGCGTGGTCGCGCTGATCCTGACGATCGCCCTGATCCTGCCCATGCTGCGGCTGCTGTCGGGGATCTTCAAGACGGAGGGACGATGA
- a CDS encoding FGGY-family carbohydrate kinase has translation MQSTRRTPVVCGVDIGSTNVKVVLLTPAGEVASRLGRGTPRDPHTLCIEGPAVLAAVEGMIAEACADDYVVQAVCVAGMGEDGVLVDHRLAPVTPALPWFDGRRQEVMRLLRVASGAHEPFDVAEDASRTLVGWAWARQQPGAEAAASWVAIADLPGVLWSRRAFLSDTLASRTGAWRARDRVWDPDRVNPTLGSLDLLPPVVTAGEVIGAIHAPQLRERGVLSADAFVVAGGHDHPIGGWGVDRMAPGAVLDSMGTAEVVVAQRPEPPSVREGDVDLAPGIRSSGTTLLRVEELSRNVEWASRDPEVASGIRDILEGREIPAELDGGSFRPGSRGGGTPSYEPGAPRDPRRRAADVLVALAHLGRDAVSAVSGGGVDPSGVRLAGGWARSPGWVQIKERVNGYRTEPVVEPEVTAVGAALLAAAACAWTPDPAVALGGRIDLRPR, from the coding sequence GTGCAGAGCACCCGGCGGACACCCGTCGTCTGCGGTGTCGACATCGGCAGCACGAACGTCAAGGTCGTGCTGCTGACACCCGCAGGCGAGGTCGCCTCGCGTCTGGGCCGGGGCACCCCGCGCGACCCGCACACTCTGTGCATCGAGGGCCCCGCCGTGCTCGCCGCGGTCGAGGGCATGATCGCCGAAGCATGCGCCGACGACTACGTGGTGCAGGCCGTGTGCGTCGCGGGCATGGGGGAGGACGGCGTTCTCGTCGACCATCGTCTTGCCCCCGTGACGCCCGCCTTGCCGTGGTTCGACGGGAGACGGCAGGAGGTCATGCGGCTGCTTCGGGTGGCGTCGGGCGCCCACGAGCCTTTCGATGTGGCGGAGGACGCGAGCAGGACTCTCGTCGGATGGGCGTGGGCGAGGCAGCAGCCGGGGGCGGAGGCAGCAGCGAGCTGGGTGGCGATCGCCGATCTGCCCGGTGTGCTGTGGTCGCGGCGGGCTTTTCTCAGCGACACCCTCGCATCTCGCACGGGCGCGTGGCGGGCCCGCGACCGCGTGTGGGATCCCGACCGCGTGAACCCGACCCTCGGGTCGCTCGACCTGCTGCCGCCTGTGGTCACGGCGGGTGAGGTCATCGGCGCGATTCATGCTCCGCAGCTGCGTGAGCGAGGTGTGCTCAGCGCGGATGCCTTCGTCGTCGCTGGCGGCCATGACCACCCCATCGGCGGCTGGGGCGTCGATCGGATGGCACCGGGCGCGGTGCTCGACTCGATGGGAACGGCCGAGGTCGTCGTCGCTCAGCGTCCGGAGCCGCCGTCGGTGCGCGAGGGTGACGTCGACCTCGCGCCGGGCATCCGCTCGTCCGGCACCACGTTGCTGCGCGTGGAGGAGCTGAGCCGCAACGTGGAGTGGGCGTCTCGCGACCCCGAGGTGGCGTCCGGCATCCGCGACATCCTCGAGGGGCGTGAGATACCGGCTGAGCTCGACGGTGGGAGTTTCCGACCTGGCTCGAGGGGTGGCGGCACTCCGTCGTACGAGCCGGGAGCGCCCCGCGATCCGCGACGGCGTGCGGCCGACGTGCTCGTCGCACTGGCGCATCTCGGTCGCGACGCGGTGAGCGCGGTGAGCGGAGGCGGGGTCGATCCCAGCGGCGTGCGCTTGGCCGGAGGATGGGCGCGGTCGCCCGGCTGGGTGCAGATCAAGGAGCGGGTGAACGGCTACCGGACGGAGCCGGTCGTCGAGCCGGAGGTCACGGCGGTCGGTGCTGCTCTGCTCGCCGCGGCCGCCTGCGCGTGGACGCCCGATCCCGCGGTCGCTCTCGGCGGTCGAATTGACCTCAGGCCGCGGTGA
- a CDS encoding FGGY-family carbohydrate kinase — MLPTITIDVGTTSVKLCRFDGRGVLLASQRLTTPTRRDDAGEIYDVDALRAGIVEFIRELDDDARSSVRRIAITGVGESGGLVRGDLTLASPMILWHDQRGAARLAQLDASARARLYRITGVPANGNYALSKVAWAVDRVADAGDAQWLNIAEYLAATMTGQRWAEPSLASRTMALDLSTRTWSREAAALLGVDVSVFPVIRSAAQGAHVTASFADEAGLGRDVDVHVAGHDHMVGAAGAGLEAGELLNSTGTTEGLLFRTEAPRLDDDAERAKLANGLDCTGRGYTLFASIPTGGSAFATLQRMLGMHASRLEAVLERLHADYIAGAVDLSRTPVVLPRFRGSPPPDKLAAARGGIAGIGDGTTAEEIVFGTFLGMAVQFREVLGLFGLAPSVIKVIGPASRNPLWLQLKADLLGVPLQASARSEVVSRGAQALAGGTAIPWSEHEVIEVATDSARHTALREWSDSARAQWEHLKAVPA; from the coding sequence GTGCTCCCCACGATCACGATCGACGTCGGAACGACCAGCGTCAAGCTGTGCCGGTTCGACGGACGCGGCGTGCTGCTCGCATCGCAGCGCCTGACGACTCCGACCAGGAGAGATGACGCTGGCGAGATCTACGACGTCGACGCCCTGCGCGCGGGGATCGTGGAATTCATCCGCGAGCTGGACGACGATGCCAGGTCGTCCGTGCGGCGCATCGCGATCACCGGCGTCGGCGAGTCCGGCGGGCTCGTGCGAGGCGACCTCACGCTGGCCTCGCCCATGATCCTGTGGCACGACCAGCGTGGCGCAGCGAGACTCGCGCAGCTCGATGCGAGCGCGCGCGCTCGTCTCTATCGCATCACCGGCGTTCCGGCGAACGGCAACTACGCGTTGTCCAAGGTCGCCTGGGCGGTCGACCGAGTTGCCGATGCCGGCGACGCGCAGTGGTTGAACATCGCAGAGTACCTGGCGGCGACCATGACGGGGCAGCGGTGGGCGGAGCCGTCGCTCGCCAGCCGGACGATGGCGCTCGATCTGTCGACCCGCACCTGGTCGCGAGAGGCGGCGGCGCTGCTCGGTGTGGACGTGTCTGTGTTCCCCGTCATCCGCTCGGCGGCGCAGGGTGCGCACGTGACCGCATCCTTCGCGGACGAAGCCGGGCTCGGGCGTGACGTCGACGTGCACGTCGCGGGTCACGACCACATGGTCGGCGCAGCGGGAGCGGGGCTCGAAGCCGGCGAACTGCTGAACTCCACCGGAACCACCGAGGGCCTGCTCTTTCGCACCGAGGCCCCGCGGCTCGACGACGACGCCGAGCGCGCCAAGCTTGCGAACGGGCTCGACTGCACGGGTCGCGGGTACACGCTCTTCGCTTCGATCCCCACGGGCGGATCGGCCTTCGCGACCCTCCAGCGGATGCTGGGCATGCATGCCTCTCGCCTGGAGGCCGTGCTCGAACGGCTCCACGCCGACTACATCGCGGGCGCCGTCGATCTGTCGCGCACCCCTGTGGTGCTGCCGCGGTTCCGCGGGAGCCCTCCTCCCGACAAGCTGGCCGCGGCCCGAGGTGGGATCGCCGGCATCGGAGACGGCACGACCGCCGAGGAGATCGTCTTCGGCACCTTTCTCGGCATGGCCGTGCAGTTCCGTGAGGTGCTCGGCCTCTTCGGCCTGGCGCCGTCGGTCATCAAGGTCATCGGACCTGCGAGCCGCAACCCGCTGTGGCTGCAGCTCAAGGCCGATCTTCTCGGGGTGCCTTTGCAGGCGTCGGCCCGCTCAGAAGTGGTCTCCCGCGGGGCACAGGCACTGGCTGGAGGCACGGCCATACCGTGGTCCGAACACGAGGTGATCGAGGTCGCGACGGACTCCGCACGGCACACCGCTCTGAGGGAGTGGTCAGACAGCGCGCGAGCCCAGTGGGAGCATCTGAAGGCGGTGCCGGCATGA
- a CDS encoding zinc-dependent alcohol dehydrogenase, protein MSRVMRAAVADGRGGVQITDVPVPQAAEGWVVIAPVGTGVCGTDLHLISGDYPHGRFPVVPGHEFAGYVSQVGPGVSSVREGDYVGVNPNVSCGACRWCARGATNLCVDIRPVGVAIDGSVAEFVAVPQRIVFPLSSAISHRAAPLIEPFACVLHALERVPDWRDQEIAVFGAGSIGLMAVVLARAEKAAGVRIVELNPVRRAAAVELGALEAVSSVDELSVAEFDIAIDATGHPAAIDAAVSALGKRGRLVQMGVASPSASVPLRPYEVFAKEISIIGSNSLAEKYGESAERMVDLQGDLSRLVTATFPLEEYESALAVAASADQIKVQVSS, encoded by the coding sequence ATGAGCAGGGTCATGCGTGCGGCCGTCGCCGACGGGCGCGGAGGAGTCCAGATCACGGATGTCCCCGTGCCCCAGGCGGCAGAGGGCTGGGTGGTCATCGCACCCGTCGGCACCGGCGTGTGCGGAACCGACCTCCACCTCATCTCGGGAGACTACCCGCACGGGCGGTTCCCGGTCGTGCCCGGCCACGAGTTCGCCGGTTACGTCAGTCAGGTCGGCCCCGGTGTCTCCTCCGTGCGAGAGGGCGACTACGTCGGCGTCAACCCGAACGTCTCGTGCGGGGCGTGCAGATGGTGCGCCCGCGGTGCGACGAACCTGTGCGTCGACATACGGCCGGTGGGTGTGGCCATCGACGGGTCCGTGGCGGAGTTCGTCGCGGTGCCGCAGCGCATCGTGTTCCCTCTGAGCTCGGCGATCTCTCATCGGGCGGCGCCACTGATCGAGCCGTTCGCCTGCGTGCTGCATGCGCTCGAAAGGGTGCCAGACTGGCGCGACCAGGAGATCGCGGTGTTCGGTGCGGGATCCATCGGGCTCATGGCCGTGGTCCTCGCTCGGGCCGAGAAGGCGGCGGGCGTGCGCATCGTCGAGCTCAATCCTGTGCGCCGCGCCGCCGCTGTGGAGCTCGGTGCGCTCGAGGCCGTGTCATCGGTCGACGAGCTCTCCGTCGCCGAGTTCGACATCGCTATCGACGCCACAGGGCACCCCGCGGCGATCGACGCTGCGGTCTCGGCATTGGGCAAGAGGGGCCGTCTCGTGCAGATGGGCGTCGCGTCTCCCTCGGCATCCGTGCCTTTGCGTCCCTACGAGGTCTTCGCGAAGGAGATCAGCATCATCGGCTCCAACTCGCTGGCCGAGAAGTACGGGGAGTCGGCGGAGCGCATGGTCGACCTCCAGGGCGATCTGTCGCGGCTCGTCACCGCCACCTTTCCCCTCGAGGAGTACGAGTCCGCGCTTGCCGTGGCCGCGAGCGCCGATCAGATCAAGGTGCAGGTCTCGTCCTGA